The Aliiroseovarius sediminilitoris region CGCGGGGCTAGGTGTGGGAATGGGTATGGCGATGGCTGGACAGATGGCACAGGCCGGTCCTTGGGGGGCTGCTCCCGCGGCAACCGCCCCTCAAGCGCCTCCACCGCCACCGGTCGAGCGTGTCTGGCATGTTGCGGAAAATGGCGAAACCAAGGGGCCATTTTCCAAGGCTGCATTGGGCCGCATGTCTGCTTCCGGTGGTCTGACACGCGACACCCATGTCTGGACCCCCGGTCAGGATGGTTGGAAACGGGCTGAAGACGTTTCAGAGCTGGCCCAGTTGTTCACCGTTCTGCCACCCCCCGCTCCGGGCGCTTGATCGCTTTGGGCGACCCTAGTGCCGCCCGACCCTTTCCACTGCCTGAGATACGAGGCTGACCCGGATGGCCAATCCGCGCGAAGACACAGAAGACCCCCAAGCGCCATTGGAAGAATATCGCTTCCCCTGCAATCAATGCGGGGCAGATCTGCGCTTCGATCCAGAACGCAACTTGCTGACCTGCGATTACTGTGGTGCTGAACAGGCGATTGATGATCGTCCGCAAGCCGTCGCGGTCATTCGCGAACTGGATCTGAAACGTGCGCTGTCCGAACAACTGCCTGAATCAGAGATCGAGGTCACACGCGTCTTGACCTGTCCGAACTGTGCAGCGTTGATCGAGTTCGACGGAAAGACTCACGCCTCGGAATGCCCATTCTGCGCCACGCCGATTGTCACCGACACAGGCGCGCATCGGCGGATTAAGCCCAAGGGTCTTGCCCCGTTTGAGATCAAGGAACGCGATGCGCATAAGGCGATGACCAAATGGCTGGGGCGGTTGTGGTTTGCACCCAACGGCCTGCGTGAATACGCTCGAAAGGGGCGCCGCATGTCCGGGATCTATGTCCCCTATTGGACCTATGACGCCGACACGCGCACGACCTATAGCGGTCAACGCGGCACGGTGCATGACCGCGTTCGAACGGTGTCGATCAATGGCAAACGACGTCAGCAGCGCTCGCAAACCGTCAGGTGGCGCCCGGTGTCCGGGCGGGTCGCGCGGTTCTTCGATGATGTTATTGTGCTGGCGTCACGCGGATTGCCGAAAAAATACACCGATGCGCTGGAACCATGGGACCTGTCGCGGCTTGAACCTTACCGACCCGAATATCTGGCCGGGTTTCAGGCCGAGGGCTACACCGTCGATCTGGAGCAGGGCTTTTCCGAAGCCCGCGATTATATGAACCGGATCATCCTGCGGGATGTGAAATTCG contains the following coding sequences:
- a CDS encoding TFIIB-type zinc finger domain-containing protein, whose amino-acid sequence is MANPREDTEDPQAPLEEYRFPCNQCGADLRFDPERNLLTCDYCGAEQAIDDRPQAVAVIRELDLKRALSEQLPESEIEVTRVLTCPNCAALIEFDGKTHASECPFCATPIVTDTGAHRRIKPKGLAPFEIKERDAHKAMTKWLGRLWFAPNGLREYARKGRRMSGIYVPYWTYDADTRTTYSGQRGTVHDRVRTVSINGKRRQQRSQTVRWRPVSGRVARFFDDVIVLASRGLPKKYTDALEPWDLSRLEPYRPEYLAGFQAEGYTVDLEQGFSEARDYMNRIILRDVKFDIGGDRQRVTSMDTKMSDVTFKHILLPVWLAAYKYRGKTYRFVVNGQNGRVQGERPYSAWKITFAVILGLIVAATIGYLSAQSQ